The Nothobranchius furzeri strain GRZ-AD chromosome 6, NfurGRZ-RIMD1, whole genome shotgun sequence genome includes a region encoding these proteins:
- the LOC107375049 gene encoding oncostatin-M-specific receptor subunit beta has translation MTSWFLLLLVFGWSSEDGPAPGVLLCGPQNLTLSGLAQSLLVTWEDHPSCSALRNPLVYHLTVSVAEAQVLHEVISVTLDQIGSPHSWNWTSYLPLECASHTVRLEPKPDQAYVSWTEEKTLPGSKSSKGREILPQNQVFAVGSVATFCCVVPDGERLSEMYVDFAVSSMNVSRISRQRYVLKVHMEPNWENCVDVRCITNGTKGKYGACAYVGYPPDDRDLRCETRDLESVQCSWEKGRDTNLALKSPTVYRLNGRTCDHEGTCSHETEPGEKTWTLTAQNQLGKVELQDTADLLERVHMYAPEEVTVSHVNSRNVSLQWSWKVERYGNLSLTCEVSVRDGERIAESTHFGLGLNSAVVVNLIPNWEYHVKVRCGAASHFWKWSDWSVMKPFRTAGDVPDALNIWMQRRRNRTVILWKEPLANQSHGDVTEYVVSWSRTSERSQQKQTRVPLSHQNHTLILDRREQHVVMVTAKNQNGSSPPSTIITCSISTCPDETSVKTSWIEGSSRSFSLSWPDSPAASCGYVVDWCPVAQDAPLDWLKLPPNQTSVLLTSGNFRDGLRYSMSIYACTEAAPVLLEKREGYVRETRIEGQLFKPLTLKQRDMDVEISWDRIPLTEQTALIRGYRLYYWENLNQVFNVSTDDPEATSLTARHLRGALYTFTVTAQTAVGECGDTSITSTLGSSGDDLIQSVLISLGVVFGLLFIVTFLCFRHWTCIKRKVYPPIPKPVVTDQWFSSPVKSSRPYLPPDQSLHGEGVVEVPQLLYEHGAPVISHTEPEEETPYDKPVKSRGRPARAFPNPPYKLMLKDHPPSMTEPDIQNQTHTVTTAQYKPQSHMKGVTLSQNQVHSGGFISCHPGYILVPEPS, from the exons ATGACGTCCTGGTTTTTGTTGCTGCTTGTGTTTGGTTGGAGCTCAGAGGATGGACCAGCACCAG GTGTTCTGCTTTGTGGACCTCAGAACCTGACCCTCTCTGGTTTGGCCCAATCTCTGCTGGTCACATGGGAGGACCATCCTTCCTGTTCCGCTCTGAGAAACCCGCTCGTCTACCATCTGACGGTTTCTGTAGCCGAGGCACAAGTTCTTCAT GAGGTCATCTCTGTGACCCTCGATCAGATCGGATCCCCTCATTCCTGGAACTGGACCTCGTATTTGCCGTTGGAGTGTGCTTCTCACACCGTCAGACTCGAGCCCAAACCTGACCAGGCGTACGTCTCGTGGACAGAAGAAAAGACTCTTCCTG GATCAAAGAGCTCCAAAGGCAGAGAAATCCTCCCTCAGAACCAAGTGTTTGCCGTGGGCAGCGTGGCGACGTTCTGCTGCGTCGTCCCAGACGGAGAAAGGTTATCTGAGATGTACGTGGACTTCGCAGTCTCCAGCATGAACGTTTCACGGATCAGCCGCCAGAGGTACGTCCTGAAGGTCCACATGGAACCCAACTGGGAAAACTGCGTCGACGTCAGATGTATAACAAACGGAACCAAAGGAAAATACGGAGCCTGCGCTTACGTCGGAT ACCCGCCTGATGACCGAGACCTTCGGTGTGAAACCCGGGATCTGGAATCCGTCCAATGCTCCtgggagaaaggaagagacacaaACCTGGCTCTGAAGAGTCCAACAGTTTATCGCCTGAATGGAAG GACATGCGATCACGAGGGGACGTGCTCACATGAGACAGAACCCGGGGAGAAGACCTGGACTTTAACAGCGCAGAATCAACTCGGAAAGGTGGAACTTCAGGACACGGCGGACCTGCTGGAGAGAG TGCACATGTACGCTCCCGAGGAAGTGACAGTTTCCCATGTAAACTCCAGAAACGTGAGTCTTCAGTGGAGCTGGAAGGTGGAGCGGTACGGAAATCTGAGTCTGACCTGTGAAGTAAGCGTGAGAGACGGGGAAAGAATCGCTGAG AGCACACACTTCGGACTCGGCCTGAATTCTGCAGTTGTAGTGAATTTGATCCCTAACTGGGAATATCACGTGAAAGTGCGATGTGGAGCGGCTTCGCATTTCTGGAAATGGAGCGACTGGAGCGTGATGAAACCCTTCCGCACTGCGGGTGACG TTCCAGATGCTCTCAACATCTGGATGCAGAGGAGGAGAAACCGGACGGTGATCCTCTGGAAG GAGCCGCTGGCCAATCAGAGTCATGGAGACGTCACAGAGTATGTCGTGAGCTGGTCCAGGACCAGCGAGAGGAGTCAACAAAAGCAGACCCGAGTGCCTCTCAGCCATCAAAATCACACTCTAATTCTGGACAGGAGGGAGCAACACGTTGTTATGGTTACAGCAAAGAACCAAAACGGCAGCTCCCCCCCGTCAACCATCATCACCTGCAGCATCAGCACCTGCCCAG ATGAAACCAGTGTGAAAACATCCTGGATCGAAGGCAGCAGCAGAAGCTTCAGCCTGTCCTGGCCTGACAGCCCAGCAGCGAGCTGTGGATACGTGGTGGACTGGTGTCCCGTGGCCCAGGATGCCCCCCTGGACTGGCTGAAGCTGCCCCCTAACCAGACCAGTGTCCTTTTAACATCTG GGAACTTCAGAGACGGACTCAGATACTCGATGTCGATTTACGCCTGCACTGAAGCCGCTCCTGTCCTGCTCGAGAAAAGGGAGGGTTACGTCAGAGAAACAC GAATAGAAGGACAGCTGTTTAAACCTCTGACACTCAAACAGCGAGACATGGATGTTGAAATATCCTGGGATCGTATTCCTCTCACAGAGCAGACTGCTTTGATCCGTGGCTACCGTCTGTACTATTGGGAAAACCTCAATCAAGTCTTCAACGTGTCCACAG ATGATCCTGAAGCCACCAGCCTGACGGCCAGACACCTGAGAGGTGCTCTTTACACGTTCACGGTGACGGCGCAGACAGCAGTGGGAGAGTGTGGCGACACAAGCATCACCAGCACCTTGGGCTCTTCAG GTGATGACTTGATCCAGTCGGTCCTGATTTCCTTGGGGGTGGTTTTTGGTTTGCTGTTCATCGTCACCTTTCTCTGCTTCAGACACTGGACCTG CATCAAGCGGAAGGTCTACCCTCCGATCCCAAAGCCGGTGGTGACTGACCAGTGGTTCTCCTCCCCT GTGAAGAGCAGTAGGCCTTACCTGCCACCGGACCAGAGCCTTCACGGTGAGGGAGTGGTGGAGGTCCCTCAGCTGCTTTATGAACACGGAGCTCCTGTGATTTCTCACACCGAGCCCGAAGAAGAGACTCCCTACGACAAACCCGTTAAGAGCCGTGGCCGACCCGCCCGCGCCTTTCCAAACCCGCCATACAAACTGATGCTGAAGGATCATCCACCGTCCATGACAGAACCCGACATCCAGAACCAAACTCACACGGTGACGACCGCTCAATACAAGCCTCAGAGTCACATGAAAGGCGTCacgctgagccagaaccaggtgcattctgggggtTTCATCTCCTGTCACCCAGGCTACATTTTGGTACCAGAACCATCATAG